CCATGGTCAAGGTACCATGAATGCTCACCGTTTCCTTGGATGGATGCAAGACATATTTTACTCCAAGTGAAATGAGCCTGTTTCTGCACCATGCACAGTTAGGCCCCCGTTTGGGATCTGTATGTTTCTGCAGGGACTCAACTTCAGCGCAGTAAGGCCAGGAAGTGTTCAGCAACACCAGCTCCCTGGATAAGCCCTCCCTCCTGTTTGTGCTGAAGGCTGGCAGGTTGGCAAACAGAATCTAAATCCATGGCTGGGAAGGACTTTCTGTGGCTCCACATGCAAGCCAAAGGGAAGTACTCTTACCTGTGTGTACAAACATGTGCTTGACGTAGTTCTGTTTGGCGGTGAAAGTCTTGTTACAGAGAGTGCACTCGTAAGGCTTTTTTTCGCCTTGCCCAccccctgtgctgtggcccGCAGACTgggccaggggctgtggggctggcagctgggcagTAAAGGTTGACAGGCCGGGCTGGGACACTGTCACAAACTGTGTCTGTTGGCCAGCTAAAGGCTGGGGCAGGCTGAAGAGAAAAGGCTTAGGGCCGCTGCCAGCAGACTGCGTGGTGAAAAGGGCAGGCAGGTAGGTGTTGCCAGCTGTGCCAATGACCTGAGTGTTGCTGGTCAGAGTCAGTGGCATCCTCAGATTGCTGGTGAGGGTTTCTGTCTGGCGTAAGTAGATCTGTGTGGTTGGCAATGGTTGGGCAACAGATGTGTTGACAGAAGGCTGCAAAGCCCCCTTTTCGGTGCTGTTATTGACTGTGAGCACTTTGCTGTCCATTTCAATGTCATTGCTTCTCTCTGGTGAGGAAGAGTTGGCATCTAcatgttgctgctgctgctgcggctgAGTGCCGTCAGCAGGGACATCATTTTGATCTGTTTGAGAAGGTTCTTGCTGCCCATCCCGGCCCAGGCCAGCCATAAACTGCTGCTCCATAGAATCAGGCTCGGTGCCAATGGAGGAACTGACACCCGAGTCAAAACTCTCCCCTTTGGGCTCGCTCTCAGTGCCTTCTGCTTGGTCGGTGTCCTCAGTGCATTCCTCAGACTCGTTGCGCTCAAGGATCTGCACCCTCTGTTGGCCGTAGTAGTCATAGTCATCCTCCATCTCCTGTTTAATATGGATGTTGCCCATCAGGGTTTGGATTCGGACAGGGCGGGGTTGCTTCCGGCAGTGTGTGGTCTCTGGAGTGGTGGAGAGGTACCGCTCCATCTGCTGCGACCGTTCGTGGATCCGGGTAATCCAGCTGGGGTCTTCTATGTGATGGTCCCTGGGGAGTCCCAGGGCTGTCTCATGGTGGCTGACCACAGCTCCACTGTAAAAGGAGCGCTCCCCACTGCCATTTTGCATGGAACAGGCATAGAGGGCTGAATAGATCCTGTCCACACTGTGCTGTGAATGGCTCTGCAGGTAGCCAGACTCTGTGTCAGTGCTCTGCCCCGAGGTGCCTGATTCAGGTGTTCCCCTGGGTGTCTCTTGGCCAGAATCCTGAATCACCGGGTAGACATCTCCCACATTTTGTGAGACAATCCTTGTGCACTCATCAATCACAGTCTTGATCTGCAGGATGCTGGCGGCGGTGAGGATTTGGAGGGCCTCTGACTGTGAGACCCGCAGCACCCCGCTGTACATGAAGTCAATGAGCTTTTGCACGGACTGGACCGACACCACCGAGGGGATCTCGATGTCGCTGtagcccagcagcagcttgtcCTGGAAGAAGGGGCTGCCAGCCGCCAGCACGCAGCGGTGGGCGCGCAGCATGCTCCCGTGGATGCGGACCGTCACGTCACAGAAGTGGCCACGGTTGCGCTGCTCGTTGAGGGTCTCGAGCACAGAATTGCTGAAGTTGTGAAGGTTGATGCTATGAATGCGCTCTGTCATCCCCTTGCAACTGATGTTACCTGGAGCAAAGCAGgtgacaaaagcaaacaaaaaaaagaacagaatgagtcttgtcctctgcagggccacAGTGAGAGCGCTGGCAAAGGTAACTTCCCACTATGTAAACAAAACTGATTGCACTGGAGAAACCACACACAGAGGCATCAGTAAAAACACATCATTTTTGTAAGGCTACAAGTAAAC
This window of the Prinia subflava isolate CZ2003 ecotype Zambia chromosome 28, Cam_Psub_1.2, whole genome shotgun sequence genome carries:
- the ZBTB20 gene encoding zinc finger and BTB domain-containing protein 20, which translates into the protein MTERIHSINLHNFSNSVLETLNEQRNRGHFCDVTVRIHGSMLRAHRCVLAAGSPFFQDKLLLGYSDIEIPSVVSVQSVQKLIDFMYSGVLRVSQSEALQILTAASILQIKTVIDECTRIVSQNVGDVYPVIQDSGQETPRGTPESGTSGQSTDTESGYLQSHSQHSVDRIYSALYACSMQNGSGERSFYSGAVVSHHETALGLPRDHHIEDPSWITRIHERSQQMERYLSTTPETTHCRKQPRPVRIQTLMGNIHIKQEMEDDYDYYGQQRVQILERNESEECTEDTDQAEGTESEPKGESFDSGVSSSIGTEPDSMEQQFMAGLGRDGQQEPSQTDQNDVPADGTQPQQQQQHVDANSSSPERSNDIEMDSKVLTVNNSTEKGALQPSVNTSVAQPLPTTQIYLRQTETLTSNLRMPLTLTSNTQVIGTAGNTYLPALFTTQSAGSGPKPFLFSLPQPLAGQQTQFVTVSQPGLSTFTAQLPAPQPLAQSAGHSTGGGQGEKKPYECTLCNKTFTAKQNYVKHMFVHTGEKPHQCSICWRSFSLKDYLIKHMVTHTGVRAYQCSICNKRFTQKSSLNVHMRLHRGEKSYECYICKKKFSHKTLLERHVALHSATNGTPGATGAGARAVPAGVVACTEGTTYVCSVCPAKFDQIEHFNDHMRMHVSDG